The following are encoded in a window of Castanea sativa cultivar Marrone di Chiusa Pesio chromosome 9, ASM4071231v1 genomic DNA:
- the LOC142608770 gene encoding E3 ubiquitin-protein ligase PUB24-like, with amino-acid sequence MDDIEIPQYFICPISLQIMKDPVTTITGITYDRESIEQWLLTSKNTTCPITKQPLQKDPDLTPNHTLRRLIQCWCTQNASHGIDRIPTPKPPLDKFQVLQLIKHLWQTEHQLKTIKQLVSLVAENEKNRKYMIEAGVPTEMLVFIVTCFKQGQIDGLEEALGIINFIQIPSTETKPILLENHDLIVKSLTWVLGCEMKNQVTVKSHTMLVLKTIIEACTSSNVLELMSPEFFKRVVKVLRSGITQQGINAALDVLLEACAWSRNLIRMIEANTVFELIELELSFPEKKTTELILGILCNLCSCPDGRAQFLSHRGSIAVVSMKILGVSPRAGDRAVLILSMICKFFGTYMVLQEMLKVGAVEKLSSLTKIDCASFLKEEASEILRLHFPEWKDSPCIDGFQGLRVKPRLRETEANVKKDNHLCGRLKSLLKRL; translated from the exons ATGGATGACATTGAGATTCCTCAATATTTCATCTGCCCCATTTCCCTACAAATCATGAAAGACCCTGTGACCACTATAACAGGCATCACATACGACCGGGAAAGCATTGAACAATGGCTACTCACAAGCAAGAACACAACCTGCCCAATCACCAAGCAACCATTGCAAAAAGACCCAGACTTAACCCCTAATCACACCTTACGCCGCCTAATCCAATGTTGGTGCACCCAAAATGCCTCACATGGTATTGATAGAATTCCCACTCCTAAACCACCTCTAGACAAGTTTCAAGTACTCCAACTCATCAAACACCTTTGGCAAACTGAGCATCAACTCAAAACTATTAAGCAATTGGTGTCACTTGTAgctgaaaatgaaaagaataggAAATATATGATAGAAGCTGGTGTGCCAACAGAGATGTTAGTGTTTATTGTAACATGTTTCAAACAAGGCCAAATTGATGGTCTTGAAGAAGCTCTTGGTATAATCAACTTTATTCAAATCCCTTCAACTGAAACAAAGCCAATTCTTTTAGAAAATCACGATCTTATCGTCAAATCATTGACGTGGGTTTTAGGTTGTGAAATGAAAAATCAAGTGACGGTGAAGTCTCACACTATGTTAGTGTTGAAGACGATCATTGAAGCTTGTACAAGCTCAAATGTACTAGAATTAATGAGTCCTGAATTCTTTAAAAGGGTAGTAAAAGTTTTAAGAAGTGGGATTACTCAACAAGGAATCAATGCCGCTTTGGACGTGTTGTTAGAGGCTTGTGCATGGAGTAGAAATCTAATCAGGATGATTGAAGCTAACACAGTTTTTGAGCTCATTGAGCTTGAATTGAGTTTTCCTGAAAAGAAAACCACTGAGCTTATTTTAGGGATACTTTGTAATTTGTGTTCTTGTCCTGATGGGAGAGCTCAGTTTTTAAGTCATAGAGGAAGCATTGCTGTGGTCTCTATGAAGATCTTAGGCGTTTCACCAAGAGCCGGTGATCGAGCAGTTTTGATTCTTTCAATGATATGTAAGTTTTTCGGGACATATATGGTGCTTCAGGAAATGTTGAAGGTCGGGGCTGTGGAAAAGCTTAGCTCATTGACCAAAATTGATTGTGCTTCATTTTTGAAAGAGGAAGCAAGTGAAATCCTCAGGTTACATTTTCCGGAGTGGAAGGATTCTCCTTGCATTGATGGATTTCAAGGTCTCAGAGTCAAACCTAG GTTGAGAGAGACTGAAGCTAATGTAAAAAAGGATAATCACCTATGTGGACGTTTGAAGTCATTGCTGAAGAGGCTCTAA
- the LOC142609610 gene encoding E3 ubiquitin-protein ligase PUB23-like, with product MEEIDVPPYFLCPISLEIMKDPVIVPTGITYDRESIEKWLFAGKKNTCPVTKQELSADCDLTPNHTLRRLIQSWCTMNASYGIERIPTPKPPMNKTQMAKLIKDAKSPQLKIKCLQKLRSIASESETNKRVMEAAGAVEFLASIVLTINTLEQVSDDGVEVLTRAICEALGMLYNLQVSEAGLKSLIGKNGEFIETLLRVMQHGNYESRAYAVLLLKSMIEVAEPMRMISLRTEFFIELVQGLKDQISQQASKAILQLLVQLCPWGRNKLKAVEAGAVSVLIERLLDCSERRTCEMVLMLLDMLCGCAEGRAEFLKHGAGLAIVSKKILRVSQVASDRAVRILLSISKFSATPIVLQEMLQIGVVAKLCLTLQVDCGEKAREKAKEILKLHARAWKSCSCLPNNLL from the coding sequence ATGGAAGAGATTGATGTTCCACCATATTTTCTCTGCCCCATCTCTCTAGAAATCATGAAAGACCCAGTTATAGTCCCAACGGGCATAACCTACGACCGTGAAAGCATAGAGAAATGGTTGTTTGCAGGGAAAAAGAATACATGTCCAGTCACAAAACAAGAGCTTTCAGCTGATTGTGACTTAACGCCAAACCACACTCTAAGGCGCTTGATCCAATCATGGTGTACCATGAATGCTTCCTATGGAATCGAAAGGATTCCAACACCGAAGCCTCCAATGAACAAGACCCAGATGGCAAAGCTCATCAAAGACGCCAAATCTCCACAGTTGAAGATAAAGTGTTTACAAAAGCTGCGCTCTATAGCTTCAGAAAGTGAAACCAATAAGCGCGTCATGGAGGCTGCTGGTGCGGTTGAGTTCTTAGCTTCAATCGTTTTGACTATCAATACATTGGAACAAGTTTCTGATGATGGGGTTGAAGTCCTTACAAGAGCAATCTGTGAAGCACTAGGTATGCTCTACAATCTCCAAGTCTCTGAAGCTGGGCTTAAGAGTCTTATTGGtaaaaatggtgaatttattGAAACTTTGCTAAGGGTCATGCAACATGGGAACTACGAGTCTCGTGCTTATGCGGTTTTGTTATTGAAATCAATGATTGAAGTGGCTGAACCAATGAGAATGATTTCTCTAAGAACCGAGTTCTTCATCGAATTAGTCCAAGGCTTGAAAGACCAGATTTCTCAGCAAGCCTCAAAAGCTATTCTACAATTACTAGTCCAGCTTTGTCCTTGGGGAAGGAATAAATTGAAAGCAGTTGAAGCCGGAGCTGTTTCGGTTTTGATTGAACGTCTTCTTGATTGTTCAGAGAGAAGGACTTGTGAGATGGTGCTAATGTTGTTGGACATGCTTTGTGGATGTGCTGAGGGACGGGCCGAGTTTTTGAAGCACGGGGCGGGGCTAGCCATTGTGTCTAAGAAGATTCTGAGGGTTTCTCAGGTGGCAAGTGATAGGGCTGTGAGAATTCTTTTGTCCATTTCAAAGTTCTCAGCTACACCGATTGTGCTTCAAGAAATGTTGCAGATTGGTGTTGTGGCAAAGCTGTGTTTGACACTTCAAGTGGATTGTGGAGAAAAGGCTAGGGAAAAAGCTAAGGAGATACTTAAATTGCATGCTAGGGCATGGAAAAGTTGTTCATGTTTACCAAACAATTTGCTTTAG